In Xiphophorus maculatus strain JP 163 A chromosome 18, X_maculatus-5.0-male, whole genome shotgun sequence, a single genomic region encodes these proteins:
- the med17 gene encoding mediator of RNA polymerase II transcription subunit 17, whose product MSGGPAVRISIESSCEKQVQEVDFHGTETYVPPLSMSQNLTKLAQRIDFSQGSDSEEDGADGEPRDREWGKQETEEEEGTVKFQPSLWPWDSVRNNLRSALTEMCVLHDVLSVVKEKKYMALDPVSQDPNAGKTPQVFQLISKKKSLATAAQLLLKGAEKLSKSVAENQENRRQRDFNAELLRLRSQWKLRKVGDKILGDLSYRSAGSLFPHPGTFEVIKNTDIDLDKKIPEDYCPLDVQIPSDLEGSAYIKVSIQKQAPDIGDLGTVNLFRRPQKSKAGTQPWHLKLEAAQNVLLCKEIFAQLSREAVQIKAQIPHIVVKNQIISQPFPGLQLSISLCHSAGERKSSRASPEKPKPDDHLYVLEHNLHQMMREFHKQQLSSVVMPHPASAPFGHKRLRLAGPMAYDKAEISSLQQGEGLLEKIIKQAKHIFLRSRTARTIDSLASRIEDPQIQAHWSNINDVYESSVKVLITSHGYEQICKSIQLQLNIGVEQIRVVHRDGRVVTLSHQEQELQDFLLSQMSQHQVHAVQQLAKVMGWHVLSFSNHVGLGPVESIGNASAITVASLNGEYAISVRNGPESGCKVLVQFPRSQIKELPKSDAVQDAKWSQLRGPHREVNWSKMEGRNFVYKMELLMAALTPCP is encoded by the exons ATGTCGGGCGGTCCGGCTGTCAGGATCAGCATCGAGTCTTCCTGTGAGAAGCAGGTGCAGGAAGTGGACTTCCACGGCACGGAGACGTACGTCCCTCCTCTGTCCATGTCCCAGAACCTGACCAAGCTGGCACAGAGGATCGACTTCAGCCAGGGCTCCGACTCCGAGGAGGACGGGGCCGACGGAGAGCCCAGGGACAGGGAGTGGGGCAAGCAGGAgacggaggaagaggaag GCACGGTGAAGTTCCAGCCGTCTCTTTGGCCCTGGGATTCTGTGCGCAACAATCTGCGCAGCGCCCTGACGGAGATGTGTGTGCTCCACGACGTGCTCAGCGTGGTGAAGGAGAAGAAGTACATGGCTCTGGATCCGGTGTCTCAGGATCCCAATGCTGGAAAA ACGCCACAGGTTTTCCAGCTGATCAGCAAAAAGAAATCTCTGGCCACGGcggcgcagctcctcctgaaAGGAGCCGAGAAGCTCAGCAAGTCCGTGGCCgagaaccaggagaaccggCGGCAGCGCGACTTCAACGCCGAGCTTCTGCGACTCCGATCGCAGTGGAAACTCCGAAAAGTCGGAGACAAGATCCTGGGAGACCTCAGCTACCGGAGCGCAG GTTCCCTTTTTCCTCACCCCGGCACGTTTGAGGTGATCAAAAACACAGACATTGATCTGGACAAAAAGATCCCAGAGGACTACTGTCCGCTGGACGTCCAGATCCCGAGCGACCTGGAGGGATCGGCTTACATCAAG GTCTCCATCCAGAAACAGGCTCCAGACATCGGTGACCTCGGAACCGTCAACCTCTTCAGGAGACCTCAGAAAAGCAAAGCAG GAACGCAGCCGTGGCACTTGAAGCTGGAGGCGGCGCAGAACGTCCTGCTCTGCAAGGAGATCTTTGCGCAGCTTTCCAGAGAAGCGGTCCAGATTAAAGCGCAGATCCCGCACATCGTGGTGAAGAACCAGATCATCTCGCAGCCTTTCCCAG GTTTGCAGCTTTCCATCTCTCTGTGCCACTCCGCTGGAGAGAGGAAGAGCAGCCGAGCGTCTCCGGAGAAACCCAAACCGGACGACCATCTTTACGTCCTGGAGCACAATCTGCACCAGATGATGAGAGAG TTCCATAAGCAGCAGCTGAGCTCGGTGGTGATGCCGCATCCGGCCAGCGCGCCGTTCGGCCACAAGCGTCTGCGGCTGGCGGGGCCGATGGCGTACGACAAGGCCGAGATCTCCAGCCTGCAGCAGGGCGAGGGGCTGCTGGAGAAGATCATCAAACAGGCCAAACACATCTTCCTGCGCAGCAG GACGGCTCGGACCATCGACAGCCTGGCCAGCCGCATCGAAGACCCTCAGATCCAGGCCCACTGGTCCAACATCAACGACGTTTATGAGTCCAGCGTCAAGGTGCTCATCACCTCACACGGCTACGAGCAAATCTGCAA GTccatccagctgcagctgaacatCGGCGTGGAGCAGATCCGCGTGGTGCACCGGGACGGCCGGGTCGTCACGCTGTCGCACCAggagcaggagctgcaggacTTCCTCCTCTCTCAG ATGTCGCAGCACCAGGTGCACGCCGTGCAGCAGCTGGCCAAGGTGATGGGCTGGCACGTCCTGAGCTTCAGCAACCACGTGGGGCTGGGACCTGTGGAGAGCATCGGGAACGCCTCCGCCATCACTGTCGCTTCCCTCAACGGAGAGTACGCCATCTCAG TGCGCAACGGCCCAGAGAGCGGCTGtaaggttctggtccagttccCGCGCAGCCAGATCAAAGAGCTGCCAAAGAGCGACGCGGTCCAGGACGCCAAGTGGAGCCAGTTGCGCGGGCCGCACAGGGAGGTCAACTGGAGCAAGATGGAGGGACGCAACTTCGTCTACAAGATGGAGCTACTCATGGCGGCGCTCACTCCGTGTCCTTAG